tagtagtgcagattcagtaaatagtttgacagtgttcgggaattatttgtttagcagagtgatggccttcgggggggtggaaaaactgttcttgtgtctagttgttctggtgtgcagtgctctatagcgtcgttttgagggtaggagttgaaacagtttatgtccaggatgtgagaggtctgtaaatattttcatggccctcttcttgattcgtgcagtatacaggtcctcaatggaaggcaggttggtagcaattattttatttatttatttattatttatttattataagacCGGCATTGCCTGGGCCTGGAATATAAACCAGATCAGCCTTGTCCCAGGCGGGAATaccgggatatatatatatatatataggaagaagaaaagaaaaacaataggacaggaacggtaggcacgtttgtgctcttatgcacgccccttatggtcctcttaggaatggggtgaggtcaagagtagaaagtttttggttgaagcttttaggattatgagaagagaccacagagtcaggtaaagtattccaagcactgatgattctgttacaaaagtcatattttctgcaatctagattaaagcggttgacattaagtttaaatctattggttgctcttgtattattgcaattaaagctgaagtagtctttgacaggaaggacattacaatagatgattctgtgagttaaacttaggtcttgtcgaaggcgacggagttccaagttttccaagcccaggatttcaagtctagtgggataaagtattttgttgtttacagaggaatggagaactcttcttgtaaaatatttctggacatttcTGGAGTTGGATCTTGGCACGGGCAAACCCCGACTTCCCTGGCCCAGCTGACCTACGGCGGGCCTTGGTCCATGAATAGCCCTCCCTGGTACTTTACTGCCTCCACTATTGCCCAGCTGTTTGTCTCACTGGCAATGCACCACACTACACATTCCCACTTTTAATTAGCCCCGCTTTTGGACGGCTGGAGGTGCGGAGGATGTCGGTGGCGGGAGGGGCGGAGTTGCGGTGATCCCGTCCCGTCACTCCCGCCAGGCACAGCCAAAGCCTGAAGGTCCGAGAGGGACCTGGACTCCTCGCGGGCTCCCCGGATGCCCTCGCTGGCTCTCTCCGTCTCTGCTTGGAGAGCCTCCCCACAATTCCGCGCCCCCAGCCCGGCGCTGCGCTTTcgcgttcttcctcagcctccgtgCAGATGCTTTTTCCGTAGGGTAAGTCCCGAGCACCGCGGATCGCCCGCCTGGTTGCCGTCGTTCCCATAGCCCGGGATCATTCTAGGCGGAACAGGTAACAGGCAGGAGCAGTGGGCGGGATCTTCTCTTTTTGACCCCTCCCCTTGGCATTGCCTCTGcgcctggactcctggcaggtcTCTGCATGGCTCTCTGCTCACCTCTCCCAGGCCCTTCCCTGCTCCGTTCATACCAGTCTTGTTTCAGTTCCCCTTCCTCCTAGCGCCTGACTGGTACTCGGTCCCCTGTCGGACCTCTACAACCCGGGGCCTCCACTGGGTGAAACACATCTAAAGGATTTTTGATTTCTCCCATCAACTTTGCTGTCTGTGTGAGAGAGACTGACTCATTAGAGGGTTTGGGAAAGCAATACTTTGGGCTCCCTAGGAAGACTGTGCAGAAACAGCAGCTGGGAGTTAAGAGAGGTGTCCTCAGGGCCATCCCTTCAGTGGATTCTGGCTGGCTCGTCGGAGGGGAAAGCGAGGGGAGGGGCAGAGGCCCAGAAGTGGTGCTTTCCCAAATCCTCTGGCAtagcaaaaaaaccccccactccacccccgcCACAGATCTGGTTAGCATACTGTTGCTATTCTCAGAAGGGCGGAAGATAATAAACACCTGCGGTTTCTCTCCATTTGTTGCGCCTTTTATTACCGTGCAAAACAAAACTTCATTACAGTGTCATTCCTCGTGAACCCGCAGACTTTGAACGGGCGGAGAATTTCAAAGGAGCTCGGAGCGGGCGGGAGAGGAGCCGAGGGTGGAGACCGGGCGCTGTCATTGGCGGAGCGAAGGTATCTTCGGTTGCAGGTGCAAAGAAAACGCAACGCTAAGCGCCGCGTTCGGATCCTTCGTGCTGGGGTGAGAAGCAGGAAAGGCAAAGAGCGCGGCTCCTTGGCGAGTCTCCGGGGGACCCTGGAGGAAGGGAGCGGGTGGGGTCCGAACCTGACGCTGCCGAAACACACGGCGACCCCGCTTCAGATCATCGATCGCCACCGTCTGCCTAAAGGTCTCCAATGGAATTAGCCAGGAGGCGGCTGCGTCCACACAACGGGCGGAACCAGGTCATCTGAGCATTAACCTGCCGGTTGCGGGGAGCCTCACTCTGCGATCTCTTCCTCTCTCCAGGGCCCCAGGGAGCAGCGCGGTTTTTTCTTCCTGGAAGTTCAACAGAGTTAGACTTCTTTGCGGATCCGGACGGGACCCGAACCGGAGATTCCGCCTCAGCGACTTGTCTTTAGCGAACGGCGGGTGGAGGGGGATGGCGCTGCACCGGGCACCCCTCTTGCTCTTGGGAACTGTGCTGGGGTCCTTCGTGCCTGGGGCTTTGTGCGGTGAGTTTGCGACcggaggtggggggaggaaacagaaggggaggggagcGCATGTCCTGGGCTGGGGTCTTTCTCTCCCCCATCTCCCCTCAGTCCCAAACCCCTTTCGCAGAAGGAAAAATCTTTCTTCTCTCGAGCTTCACCGAGCCTCGTTTAAAAACGTTGGTATCTGATTTGTAATGGTTCCCATTTGTCTTTCTGCGACATTAGAGAGTAAAAGTGAAAAGAGAAGTTACAGACTTCAGCCCTGCagattttctcctccctcctgccTGGGCGTTGGCAGAAGTCCTCCCCATCCAGCTCCATCCTTATCGTCAAACTTTGCCCTCGCTGGAAAGATCCTCAACTTCTTTGTTAACTTCCACATGAATAGGAGCTCCCTGGCTCTTCCCAAGTGGGGTCTGGGGGCGCCATGGAGGTCAGGCCCACAAGCAGCTGCTTGGGAATCCCAAGAGCCCAGAAGAATTTAACCAGATGTGTCCATGCCCAGATGTTCCCAAGCTTAGCTGAGGGGGGCTGGGGGCTCTTTCCTCCAGTTTACAGCCATAAATCTTCCCAAGCAGAagtgaaaagggggggggggaccaaCTTGTTCCTGAGGCTGCTTGTGACAATAAACTGTTGAAGGGGATGGGGCTGCAGGGCTGAAAACCCCCCCTCCCAATTCTGCCCCTCCTCCATCTCCAGGCGCTCCCTCACACTCCCTGTGCTACTTCTACCTGCGACTCTCAGAGCCCAGCAAGGGGCTGCCCCAGTTCTTCATTAGGAGCTACTTGGATGACCAGCCCATCGCTCGCTACGACAACCTCACCAGGAAGACGGAGCCTCTGGTGCcctggatggaggaggaggagaaggagagatttcTGGCCCTTGAGTGGGTCTTCAGGGCTGACCTGGAGAAGATATCAAAACTGGACCACCATGTTGCAGGTGAGCAGAGGCAGTGCCATCAATTCCTGCTGAAGAGGAGAGAGGACCCCAATCCTGCCCCCCAATTATCTCTCTCACCTAGAAATTCTTCATGGCCTGATCTCAAATAGGGTTAATTGAAGTAAAAGACTTTTCTCCTTGTGTgataaaggggggaggggggaaaatcagGTTTCTCTCCCCAGGTGGGAAGGAGGTAGAATATAACTGTGTCTTAGGAGAGGAGCCCTGGACCCTTTTCGTTCACATCCATCCCCTCTGGGTCTCTTTCAGGGCTTCACACCTGGCAGGCGGTTTTGGGCTGTGAGCTCAGGGAAGACGGGAGCAAAGAAGGGTTTTTGCACTACGGCTATGGCTACAATGAGAAGGACTTCATCAGCTTGGAGAAGGAGAACCTCAGATGGGTGACAGCTCAGCCCCAGGCCCAGAAGGTGAAGGAGAAGTGGGAGGAGGATCCAGGGTGGTCTGAGAGAAATAAAGTCTTCCTGGAGAAGACCTGCATTGTGTGGCTGCAGAGATACCTGTCCTACCAGAAGGAGGCTCCACAGAGAATTGGTGAGTTGCAAGAGGTCTCCATTGAgtatgttctttttcttttattattgaaaaagttttacaaattttttttaccacttaattcccccccatcccccccactctcctccctctccctttccccctccccctcccccccgcgagacttcccagagcagaatacaggttATTGCATCTAACAAACATAACCTAAATTGTaccaataaaccataatccatagtctctcctctccctttgaaaccttaactcccctttcccatataaacatatacattaatacaatacagttcttacaatcactcataaactatttaacacttcagtctaaaatctgatttaaatataatcaatccaatttttCATTCTAGTGTATATCTTTCTTGTAGGTGTACATGAAAAATATTCTTTTGTAGACATTCTTTTGAGTACACTaaagtttgttttctttcttaaatccATTAAAGTTAGTCCAATCTTCAAGTATAAACAGTGCTCCATCTTCCAGTGTATCAGTAGCGAAAATCCAACTACCAATATTAGATTTAAAGTCAATTTAGTCCTTATTATTCTTCGAAGTAATGTCTTATATAATCCACCCAATTTATAATTCTATCATACAtattaacaaataatatcatttttcaatccttaatactccatctcttattctatttttatcattaccttatttaacCCCAAATCAAATTTTATCCAAAATAATTTACAGTACTACAATCACTCaagtatttaaattataaatccaCATTGAGCATGTTCTTGTAGGCTCCCCCTCCCCATATTGTTTCTGTCCTACATAGCCAATCCATCCTTTGCAGAAAAGGGTCAGGATTTATCTCCCATCTCCCATCTTACAGAAGGAAAATAATCTTcaatgcctcccccccaccctcacacacacaaaaaataagtACTTCAAAGACAAAGAAACTGAGTAGGAAAATAAGATCTAGTCCTACTGCAGTGAGAAAAATCTTGGAAAGCAAAAGAAACTAATTTTGGGTCAGAACAACAAGATCAGTTCCTGATTCCCATGTGGAACTTGAGTAAATTCAATTTAGAAGGTTATAAACAGACTCAATTCCCAAATTAGGGTTTCTGTTGGTCAACTTGAGAACTTTACCCCAAATtctatgtatttgtttaaaacaaaaaaaccggAAGAGCTTCAATGTTCCCATCTTTGTGGGTACCAGAGGttcagaggaggagagggagcagAGGGAGAGGAGGGCCAAAGGAGGACTTGACACAGTATTTAAATCATCTTGCCAGAAAATCTAGAAATTCTGGGAACTCTGATGTTGCTATTTCTGCAGAGCCTCCAGTGGGGAAGGTGACTCGTAAGGTGGTCGATGACAGCCTGGAGGTCCTCATCTGCCAGGCCTTTGGCTTCTACCCCAAGGAGATCCAGGCCACCTGGACGAGGGACGGAGAGGCCTATATCTACGAGACCCTTCCTAGGAACGTGGCCCCCAACTCAGACGGGACCTATTATGTCTCGCTCAGCATTGTGATCGAACCCAAGGAGAGGAAGCATTTTCGGTGTCGCCTGGAGCACAAGGGCTTGCAGGAGCCCCTGGTCTTGGCTTTCAAGGAGGAAAAAGGTGAGAGACCGAGAGGATGTGACATGCAGAAATAGACTTTACACAACTGTTTTGAAAATATGTGGTGGGGGGCTTGTTTTCTTCCGCAACATCTCATCTTTTCAGTTGGTGAGCAGGAAATGTAGTCTTGCATTTAGCGATGGGGTTGAGAAGTGATTTCTGTCAGAGGAGTTGGAAACGGTAACATAGTAGCAAAGGTATGAAGACATGATGATGTGTGATGATCTATGAGATGACGTGATAGATGAAATGGTTGGTTGTGGCTCTTCCTTCTGCCCTtcaaggtgttgtgtctcgtccgatctcaccacagctggggccttcttatctgcttccgaacacggaggaatgtcctaatatgcctcccggccccagccctggctccatgcccagacaggctgaagaggaggaagtatctccagcccccagctctggctccatgcccaggcaaacggagcaactagacccctccccctcctccacagcatgtgagcctgagggaggtcaattgccaacagctgcagaatggagtgaccctcgcgtcagaaaacttgatagatggaggcaacagaaggaagggaggggcaggcctggataagtgctgagtcatggagccacaccccatggcctatataaaggatctgctttctggcattctctgagtcaggcaaagtctaaacatatcttgctgaagtcactttctggtctcctgcctgccctgaggactttgctaggactttggcagagctgcagaggcacgcctgattcggatttccctgacccgccgtcagcggaggagtgggacacgacacaaggccATTCTCTCTGTCCTCTGCAGACTTGGAGGGGAGGGGCTTCCTTCAGGTGGGGGCACTTCCTGGAGGCCAGTGCAGGTTGGGAATTGCTTCCCTTAATCAGCATCTTGGCATCTcagcatctagaatagaatagaatagaatagaatagaatagaatttttattggccaagtgtgattggacacacaaggaatttgtcttggtgcataggctctcagtgtacataaaagaaaagatacgttcatcaaggtacaacatttacaacacaattgatggtcaatatatcaatataaatcataaggattgccagcaacaaagttacagtcatacagtcataagtagaaagagattggtgatgggaacgatgagaagattaatagtagttcagattcagtaaatagtttgacagtgttgatggaattatttgtttagcagagtgatggccttcaggaaaaaactgttcttgtgtctagttgttctgctgtgcagtgctctatagcgtcgttttgagggtaggagttgaaacagtttatgtccaggatgcgaggggtctgtaaatattttcatggccctcttcttgattcgtgcagtatacaggtcctcaatggaaggcaaattggtagcaattattttttctgcagttctaattatcctctgaagtctgtgtttttcttgttgggttgcagaaccgaaccagacagttatagaggtgcaaatgacagactcaataattcctctgtagaattggatcagcagctccttgggcagtttgagcttcctgagttggcgcagaaagaacattctttgttgttcttttttaatgatgtttttgatgttagctgtccatttgagatcttgcgatatgatagaacccagaaatttgaaggtttctactgttgatactgtgttgtcaagtattagtaaggtttgc
This genomic window from Ahaetulla prasina isolate Xishuangbanna chromosome 2, ASM2864084v1, whole genome shotgun sequence contains:
- the LOC131190872 gene encoding major histocompatibility complex class I-related gene protein-like, producing the protein MALHRAPLLLLGTVLGSFVPGALCGAPSHSLCYFYLRLSEPSKGLPQFFIRSYLDDQPIARYDNLTRKTEPLVPWMEEEEKERFLALEWVFRADLEKISKLDHHVAGLHTWQAVLGCELREDGSKEGFLHYGYGYNEKDFISLEKENLRWVTAQPQAQKVKEKWEEDPGWSERNKVFLEKTCIVWLQRYLSYQKEAPQRIEPPVGKVTRKVVDDSLEVLICQAFGFYPKEIQATWTRDGEAYIYETLPRNVAPNSDGTYYVSLSIVIEPKERKHFRCRLEHKGLQEPLVLAFKEEKATRWRIPVGIVPGLISGAAVLFLICQWWRFSEKFHHKVTTCPDQVSPEMVTSPPIRGTEDSTLGKYLEEKTMYLFQSRTKIFGSWRPQGAPEDTVSTLLSGKKKQLLTNTLTPAEADGYHHHHSHRHHHRHHHYHYCKVQ